The following proteins come from a genomic window of Salvia hispanica cultivar TCC Black 2014 chromosome 4, UniMelb_Shisp_WGS_1.0, whole genome shotgun sequence:
- the LOC125221821 gene encoding tRNA (guanine-N(7)-)-methyltransferase-like — protein sequence MWCSLPRFIRPITAVSPSSLTILCHHGVSAAPEKLEYSTQLVTREYADLNLSNKDCQEVGHVRVRQHVNPLSFSKMVPVELPDWNAVYKDAKLPLMVDIGSGSGRFLLWLAKRNCGLKNYLGLEIRPKLAKRAEHWVHELGLNNIHFMHANAAVSFKQFISTYPGPLVLVSILCPDPHFKKKHHKRRVVQKPLVDSIVKGLVPGGQIFIQSDVQEVAVDMRKYFDAEFDKLVHINHVDPNILCDNDGWLLSNPMGIRTEREIHAELEGASIYRRMYQKQW from the exons ATGTGGTGCTCCTTACCCAGATTTATCCGCCCCATCACCGCCGTATCACCTTCATCACTTACTATTTTATGCCACCACGGAGTTTCGGCGGCACCGGAAAAACTAGAATATAGCACCCAACTCGTCACACGGGAATACGCTGACCTAAATCTCTCCAACAAAGATTGCCAG GAGGTTGGCCATGTTAGGGTCCGGCAGCATGTTAATCCTCTCAGTTTTtccaaaatg GTACCGGTGGAACTCCCAGATTGGAATGCTGTTTATAAAGATGCTAAGCTTCCATTGATGGTGGATATTGGTAGCG GTAGTGGGAGATTTCTCCTATGGCTTGCCAAAAGAAACTGCGGATTGAAGAATTATCTAGGATTGGAAATACGTCCTAAA TTGGCCAAACGTGCTGAGCATTGGGTACATGAACTAGGGCTGAACAATAT CCACTTTATGCATGCCAATGCAGCGGTCTCCTTCAAACAATTTATATCCACATATCCAGGTCCCTTGGTTTTAGTTTCTATATTG TGTCCAGATCCTCACTTTAAGAAAAAGCATCATAAAAGAAGGGTTGTGCAGAAGCCTCTAGTCGATTCCATTGTAAAAGGCTTAGTTCCTGGAGGACAG ATATTCATACAATCAGACGTCCAGGAAGTAGCAGTTGACATGAGGAAATATTTTGATGCTGAATTTGACAAGCTTGTGCATATTAACCATGTTGATCCTAATATTCTTTGCGACAATGATGGGTGGTTGTTGAGCAATCCAATGGGCATAAggacagagagagagatccATGCAGAACTCGAAGGCGCAAGTATTTACAGAAGAATGTATCAGAAACAATGGTAA